The Candidatus Spechtbacterales bacterium genome has a window encoding:
- a CDS encoding alpha/beta fold hydrolase: MEKVTLTTKDNIKIVGDYYPAGDETSPAVILLHMMPSTKESWDEFASLLLEKGFQVLAIDERGHGESTQGGKLDYREFSSKQQQEKMFDVLAAQDFFINKGVEIKNIVVGGASIGANLSIQYMAQNPQSQVGFALSPGFDYHGIETLPLIKKLRAGQAIYMAATKDDPNVPDSFRAVGEIADCGGERVKTRIYEEGGHGTDIFKKHPEFMDELSEWLISNITK, translated from the coding sequence ATGGAAAAGGTTACGCTTACAACTAAAGATAATATAAAAATAGTAGGAGATTACTATCCGGCAGGCGATGAAACATCGCCTGCTGTTATTTTGCTTCATATGATGCCTTCAACCAAAGAGAGTTGGGATGAATTTGCGTCTTTATTGTTGGAAAAAGGATTTCAGGTTTTAGCGATAGACGAGCGCGGGCATGGTGAAAGTACACAAGGAGGGAAGTTGGATTACAGGGAATTTTCAAGCAAACAGCAACAGGAAAAAATGTTTGATGTTTTGGCTGCGCAGGATTTTTTTATAAATAAAGGTGTGGAAATTAAAAATATTGTTGTCGGTGGCGCGTCTATAGGAGCAAACTTGTCTATACAGTATATGGCGCAAAACCCGCAATCGCAGGTCGGTTTTGCTCTTTCTCCCGGGTTTGATTATCACGGCATAGAAACACTGCCTTTGATTAAGAAATTACGCGCCGGTCAGGCGATATATATGGCTGCTACAAAGGACGACCCAAACGTGCCAGATTCGTTTAGAGCGGTAGGAGAAATAGCAGATTGCGGAGGAGAGCGTGTTAAGACCCGTATTTATGAGGAGGGCGGTCATGGTACTGATATTTTTAAAAAACACCCTGAGTTTATGGACGAACTATCCGAGTGGCTAATCAGCAATATTACCAAGTAA
- the mnmA gene encoding tRNA 2-thiouridine(34) synthase MnmA gives MSKVNKNTKVVVAMSGGVDSSVSATLLKEQGYDVVGVFMRCWNADDASASSAQALAGCTAEEDEYWARRAAQTIGIPFYSVDLVDEYKARVVDYFVSEYGAGRTPNPDVMCNNEIKFGVFYDKAINDFGADYMATGHYARISSDKGMIKLLRGIDKNKDQTYFLHRVPGERLARAMFPIGELPKPKVRELARKYNLPNSEKKDSQGLCFIGKVDVSQFLEEYIPQKPGVVVTVGGEEIGEHKGVQYYTIGQRKGVGTGGGGVPYYVVDKDIKENKLIVGTRYEDKLFENSLVLEDMAWINATPQMPLKVTASIRYRQEPEEAELMENNGKVVLKFKEPQRAVTPGQMAVIYKGEEVLGGGIIR, from the coding sequence ATGAGCAAAGTGAATAAAAACACAAAAGTAGTAGTCGCAATGTCAGGCGGTGTGGATTCAAGTGTTTCTGCCACACTGCTTAAAGAACAGGGATATGATGTCGTTGGTGTTTTTATGCGTTGCTGGAACGCCGATGATGCTTCGGCAAGCTCAGCACAAGCTTTAGCAGGGTGCACGGCGGAAGAAGATGAGTATTGGGCGCGGCGCGCGGCGCAAACCATAGGTATTCCTTTTTACAGTGTTGACTTGGTAGATGAGTATAAAGCACGGGTTGTAGACTATTTTGTCAGTGAATATGGGGCAGGGCGAACCCCAAATCCTGATGTGATGTGCAATAACGAAATTAAATTCGGTGTTTTTTATGATAAGGCGATAAATGATTTTGGAGCGGATTATATGGCAACGGGGCATTATGCGCGCATATCAAGCGACAAAGGGATGATTAAATTGCTTAGGGGTATTGATAAAAATAAAGACCAGACATATTTTTTGCACCGTGTGCCTGGAGAGCGTTTGGCGCGGGCGATGTTTCCGATAGGTGAGTTACCAAAACCAAAAGTGCGTGAATTGGCGCGAAAGTATAATCTTCCAAATTCTGAAAAAAAGGATTCTCAAGGGCTTTGCTTTATAGGAAAAGTGGATGTGAGTCAGTTTCTTGAAGAATATATTCCCCAAAAGCCCGGGGTTGTAGTTACTGTTGGTGGAGAGGAAATAGGAGAGCACAAAGGAGTGCAGTACTATACAATCGGTCAAAGAAAGGGTGTTGGTACGGGAGGGGGAGGCGTGCCTTACTATGTAGTAGATAAAGATATAAAAGAAAACAAGCTTATTGTAGGAACACGGTATGAGGATAAATTGTTTGAGAATTCTTTAGTGCTTGAAGATATGGCTTGGATTAATGCTACACCTCAAATGCCATTAAAGGTAACTGCGAGCATTCGCTACCGCCAGGAGCCTGAGGAGGCGGAATTGATGGAAAATAACGGTAAGGTTGTGCTTAAGTTTAAAGAACCCCAAAGGGCGGTTACTCCCGGACAGATGGCGGTTATATACAAGGGCGAAGAGGTATTGGGAGGCGGAATAATAAGGTAA